A region of bacterium DNA encodes the following proteins:
- a CDS encoding ABC transporter substrate-binding protein, translating to MTKRNLFFHALFISSLLPFLVSVPWAQTTEVRIADSKGDWGYPNPWRHYPRGPGYVRMSWVLDTLIWKDEKGMVPALARSWSYDQGRKAFVFQMEPHAKWHDGRPVTPEDVAFTLAYFKKYPYGWVVLEKVERAEATGPHQVTFFLKEPYAPFLEDVGGTMPILPKHVWEKVSDPKAYEDPEAYVGSGPFVFKDFDVAKGTYLYEAFHGYYQGRPKVERLVYVKAADPIAALCSGQADLASIEPEMRPLLEQRGMKVIEDKAGWVKKLMINHRMAPFDDRRFRQALVHAISQEEIIQKAHRGRGRPASYGLLSADHDLYNPATPKYAHDPGRARQILESMGFQRGTDGFYVKDGRPFRVELLASSITVAGQPSSDRDGEVIRHQLEAVGIRVDLRNMEQPTTDAKVKNWDFQLAVSGHGGIMGDPKILNEMISEEYAAGSVNSARFQANKELLDLLDAQLREMDPDRRKAMVYRIQEIFAQELPSICLYYPETLSAYNPNKGIRWFYTKGGISKGIPIPQNKLALIR from the coding sequence ATGACCAAAAGAAATTTGTTCTTTCATGCCCTCTTTATCTCATCCTTGCTCCCCTTCCTGGTCTCTGTACCATGGGCCCAGACTACTGAGGTCCGCATCGCCGACAGCAAAGGCGACTGGGGCTACCCCAACCCCTGGAGGCACTACCCCAGGGGACCTGGGTACGTGCGCATGAGCTGGGTCTTGGACACATTGATCTGGAAGGATGAGAAAGGCATGGTGCCTGCCCTGGCCAGATCCTGGTCCTACGACCAAGGCCGGAAGGCATTCGTGTTCCAGATGGAGCCCCATGCCAAGTGGCACGATGGTAGACCGGTGACCCCTGAGGATGTGGCCTTCACCCTGGCATATTTCAAGAAGTACCCGTACGGCTGGGTGGTCCTGGAAAAGGTGGAAAGGGCCGAGGCCACAGGGCCCCACCAGGTCACCTTTTTCCTCAAGGAGCCTTATGCACCATTTCTGGAGGACGTTGGTGGGACCATGCCCATCTTGCCAAAACACGTGTGGGAGAAGGTCTCTGATCCCAAGGCCTACGAGGACCCCGAGGCCTACGTGGGGAGCGGCCCCTTTGTGTTCAAGGACTTCGATGTGGCAAAAGGGACCTATCTTTACGAGGCATTTCACGGGTACTACCAGGGAAGACCCAAGGTGGAGCGCCTCGTTTACGTCAAGGCAGCGGATCCCATCGCTGCCCTGTGCTCAGGGCAGGCGGACCTGGCCAGCATAGAACCTGAGATGAGGCCCTTGCTGGAACAGCGGGGGATGAAGGTCATAGAAGACAAGGCTGGCTGGGTGAAGAAGCTCATGATCAACCATCGCATGGCCCCCTTCGACGACAGGAGATTCAGGCAGGCCCTGGTTCACGCCATCTCCCAGGAGGAGATCATACAGAAGGCACATCGGGGAAGGGGCCGTCCGGCCTCTTATGGGCTCCTCTCTGCTGATCATGATTTGTACAATCCGGCTACCCCCAAGTACGCCCACGATCCAGGCCGGGCCCGCCAGATACTGGAATCCATGGGGTTTCAGCGCGGCACCGATGGCTTTTACGTGAAGGATGGCAGACCGTTCAGGGTGGAGCTCCTGGCCTCTTCCATCACCGTGGCCGGCCAACCCAGCTCTGACCGTGACGGAGAGGTGATACGCCACCAGTTGGAGGCTGTGGGGATCCGGGTGGATCTTCGTAACATGGAGCAGCCCACCACGGACGCCAAGGTCAAAAACTGGGATTTCCAACTGGCCGTATCCGGTCATGGGGGTATCATGGGGGACCCAAAGATCCTCAACGAGATGATCTCCGAGGAATATGCCGCGGGATCTGTAAACAGCGCCCGCTTCCAGGCCAACAAGGAGCTCTTGGATCTGCTGGATGCCCAGTTGAGGGAGATGGACCCAGACAGGCGCAAGGCCATGGTGTACAGAATCCAGGAGATCTTCGCCCAGGAACTCCCCTCCATCTGCCTCTATTATCCGGAGACCCTCTCGGCCTACAACCCCAACAAGGGAATCCGGTGGTTCTACACCAAGGGAGGGATCAGCAAGGGGATCCCCATCCCCCAGAACAAGCTGGCCTTGATTCGCTGA
- a CDS encoding ABC transporter permease, with translation MGKHSGLTRAKVGHLFTFGLAAWVLICLSYALPRLMPGDFVTAMFASSHVSLTQEQESQARDYFKREEGFATYLLRLLRLDWGRSYALSQPVSSLIFQALPWTMLLAGGAHLIASLLGFVIGVEAAWRRNSRTEKTLVGAMTFMEGVPEMALAVVILGLFAFQLHWFPTAGAQTPYAQLSLGGRLADMAHHLALPMTTLILSYFPGNFLLARNSMVMVLGEEFILTARAKGLPERRVRYHHAARNALLPVVTRFGLRLAFMVTGVVVVETIFSYPGLGTLLFNAIRSRDLPLIQGVVLFSSAAVLAVNLALELLYARIDPRAGHAY, from the coding sequence ATGGGGAAGCACTCGGGCCTGACACGTGCTAAAGTAGGTCACCTCTTCACCTTCGGCCTGGCTGCCTGGGTCCTGATTTGCTTGAGCTATGCCCTTCCGCGCCTCATGCCAGGGGACTTCGTCACGGCCATGTTCGCAAGCTCCCATGTGAGCCTGACCCAGGAGCAGGAGTCCCAGGCCAGGGATTACTTCAAGCGGGAGGAGGGTTTTGCGACATATCTCCTGCGCCTCCTGAGGCTGGACTGGGGAAGATCTTACGCCCTTTCGCAACCGGTCTCCTCCCTCATCTTCCAGGCCCTTCCCTGGACCATGCTCCTGGCAGGGGGAGCACACCTCATCGCCTCCTTGCTAGGCTTCGTGATCGGCGTGGAGGCGGCTTGGCGTCGCAACAGCAGGACCGAAAAAACACTCGTGGGGGCCATGACCTTCATGGAGGGCGTGCCCGAGATGGCCTTGGCCGTGGTGATATTGGGCCTTTTCGCCTTCCAGCTCCATTGGTTTCCCACAGCAGGGGCTCAGACCCCTTATGCTCAGCTTTCCCTGGGGGGTAGATTGGCCGATATGGCCCACCACCTGGCACTGCCCATGACCACTTTGATCCTCTCTTATTTCCCGGGAAACTTCCTCCTGGCCCGCAACTCCATGGTGATGGTCCTGGGAGAGGAGTTCATCCTGACTGCTAGGGCCAAAGGACTTCCGGAAAGGAGGGTTAGATACCATCACGCAGCCAGAAACGCACTGCTCCCTGTGGTCACCCGATTCGGGCTGAGGCTTGCCTTCATGGTGACCGGGGTCGTGGTGGTGGAGACCATATTCTCCTACCCAGGGCTGGGCACCTTGCTCTTCAATGCCATACGTAGCCGCGATCTGCCCCTCATCCAGGGTGTGGTGCTCTTCTCATCCGCGGCGGTCCTGGCCGTGAACCTGGCCCTGGAACTCCTATATGCAAGAATAGACCCGAGGGCAGGCCATGCATATTGA
- a CDS encoding ABC transporter permease gives MHIDVKSMLLKDRLFLIGASLVSLLCLICLVGPHAVPFDPTDMSFQPFARPSWGHPLGVNDAGQDILSELVHAVRNSLAFGASVGLLGLILGVVLGLAAGWFGGITNRVIMSSADVFMATPAVMILILVAALFMPSPTVLALVLVGLSWPTTAKAVRAQSLALRGEQHVRASAHMGGSAFYVISRHLIPEMFPLYVVGFVAKARMAIFMEASLAFLGLFDPGRKSLGGMIYYALRYYYMDVWWNWLAPAVVCLCSAMMAAGFLAISLEKIMDPRLRSKWA, from the coding sequence ATGCATATTGACGTGAAATCCATGCTCTTGAAGGATAGGCTCTTCTTGATCGGGGCCTCTCTGGTCTCCCTCCTCTGCCTGATCTGCCTTGTAGGGCCTCACGCAGTGCCCTTCGACCCCACGGACATGTCCTTTCAACCATTTGCCAGGCCATCCTGGGGGCACCCCCTCGGGGTAAATGACGCAGGACAGGACATCCTCTCAGAGCTGGTCCATGCGGTTAGAAACTCCCTGGCCTTCGGCGCATCGGTGGGGCTCCTGGGGCTGATCTTGGGCGTGGTACTTGGGCTGGCAGCAGGCTGGTTCGGGGGAATCACCAACAGGGTGATCATGAGCAGCGCCGATGTCTTCATGGCCACACCGGCGGTCATGATCCTCATACTGGTTGCGGCCCTGTTCATGCCATCCCCCACTGTCCTGGCCTTGGTCCTGGTGGGCCTGAGCTGGCCCACCACGGCCAAAGCGGTCAGGGCGCAGTCCCTGGCCCTAAGGGGAGAACAGCACGTGAGGGCATCGGCTCACATGGGAGGCTCGGCCTTCTACGTGATATCCCGGCACCTCATCCCAGAGATGTTCCCCCTCTATGTTGTCGGTTTCGTGGCCAAGGCCAGGATGGCCATCTTCATGGAGGCGTCCCTGGCCTTCCTGGGACTGTTCGATCCGGGCAGGAAGTCCCTGGGGGGAATGATCTACTATGCCCTCAGGTATTACTACATGGATGTCTGGTGGAACTGGCTGGCCCCGGCCGTGGTTTGCCTGTGCTCGGCCATGATGGCCGCAGGCTTCCTGGCCATCAGCCTGGAGAAGATCATGGATCCCCGTCTGAGATCGAAATGGGCCTGA
- a CDS encoding ABC transporter ATP-binding protein, translating to MGLRIKGLSVSFGNGEHMVRAVDEVDIHVPRGRCLAMVGESGSGKTTTGLACLGLLPANAAVEGEIELDGVRLDYTDQELARKTRWARISMVFQSGAASLNPVKSVLDQVAEPLAVNLGMAWQEARKQAAQAMELMGLGPDLHRRFPHQLSGGQAQRVLLSMATVLDPPVIILDEPTANLDAVTKAFVGEVLRGAKDKGKALLLIGHDLDFIFRWADEVAVMYLGQVMEYLPARTLLSSPRHPYTWALAKSYPSMSRTKDLGGIRGESLRRMVHRHPSLGPAPHVHGIGTGQGVHSAHAPEAGCLFWPRCTQAVEQCKTGKVEVEREGSHGVRCLRGGLVELVRLTGVSKRYGSSWALHPSDLSVLAGETLCIVGETGSGKTTLSMIAAGVLRPDSGARLLDGEDMDQLLRRDRMALALQVGIVYQDPVSSVSHRFTVKEIIEEPLKIYNLSPWRGPVQERIRELLASVHLPTDEDFMRSYPHELSQGTVQRICLARALALGPRILVADEPTSALDPSAQAKVMRLLMELQTEKGLTLLFVTHDIGLARKIGDRLAVMLAGRIVELGPAARLLANPLHPYTEFLIKAAEGHAGDGKAGQGVPSPEGCAFAPRCRWGDKRCVSEPPPCLELEDADRTVRCFRALEREGAC from the coding sequence ATGGGCCTGAGGATCAAGGGACTCAGCGTGAGCTTCGGCAACGGTGAGCACATGGTGCGTGCCGTGGATGAGGTGGATATCCACGTCCCTCGAGGAAGATGCCTTGCCATGGTGGGGGAATCGGGCTCGGGAAAGACCACCACAGGGCTTGCCTGTCTGGGGCTTCTCCCGGCCAACGCCGCTGTGGAAGGCGAGATAGAACTGGATGGGGTCAGGCTAGACTACACAGACCAGGAGCTGGCCAGAAAGACCCGCTGGGCTCGCATCTCCATGGTCTTCCAGTCGGGGGCGGCGAGCCTAAATCCTGTAAAGTCGGTCCTGGACCAGGTGGCAGAGCCTCTGGCGGTGAATCTGGGGATGGCTTGGCAAGAGGCAAGAAAGCAGGCGGCCCAAGCCATGGAGCTAATGGGGCTTGGGCCAGATCTTCACCGAAGATTCCCCCACCAGCTCAGCGGCGGGCAGGCCCAGCGCGTCTTGCTATCCATGGCCACCGTATTGGATCCCCCGGTGATCATACTGGATGAGCCCACGGCCAATCTGGATGCAGTGACCAAGGCCTTCGTAGGAGAGGTCCTAAGGGGCGCCAAGGACAAAGGCAAGGCCCTGCTCCTCATAGGCCACGATCTGGACTTCATATTCAGATGGGCTGACGAGGTGGCGGTGATGTACCTAGGCCAGGTGATGGAGTACTTGCCGGCCAGGACACTGCTCAGCTCACCCCGTCATCCCTATACCTGGGCCTTGGCGAAGTCATATCCTTCCATGTCCCGCACCAAGGACCTAGGCGGCATAAGGGGAGAATCCCTTCGAAGGATGGTGCATCGCCACCCCAGCTTGGGCCCCGCTCCCCATGTCCACGGCATTGGAACTGGCCAGGGGGTTCATTCGGCACACGCCCCAGAGGCAGGATGCCTCTTTTGGCCCCGCTGCACACAGGCCGTGGAGCAATGCAAGACAGGGAAGGTAGAAGTGGAACGGGAGGGCTCCCATGGGGTGAGGTGCCTTCGCGGCGGCCTGGTGGAGCTCGTGCGCCTGACGGGGGTCAGCAAGAGATACGGCAGTAGCTGGGCCCTTCACCCCTCGGACCTTTCGGTCCTGGCAGGGGAGACATTGTGTATCGTGGGCGAGACCGGGTCCGGAAAGACCACTCTTTCCATGATAGCCGCCGGGGTCCTGAGACCTGACAGCGGGGCCAGGCTCTTGGACGGCGAAGACATGGACCAGTTACTCCGGCGGGACAGGATGGCCCTTGCCCTACAGGTGGGCATAGTTTATCAGGACCCCGTCAGCTCCGTGAGTCACCGCTTCACCGTGAAAGAGATCATCGAGGAGCCCCTCAAGATCTACAATCTGAGTCCTTGGAGAGGGCCGGTTCAAGAGAGAATCCGGGAGCTTTTGGCCTCGGTTCACCTGCCCACAGACGAGGACTTCATGAGAAGCTATCCCCACGAGCTCAGCCAGGGGACAGTGCAGAGGATCTGTCTGGCCAGGGCCCTTGCCCTCGGCCCGAGGATCCTGGTGGCCGACGAGCCCACCAGCGCTCTGGACCCAAGCGCCCAAGCCAAGGTGATGAGGCTCCTCATGGAACTCCAGACAGAAAAGGGACTCACCTTGCTCTTCGTGACCCACGACATAGGCCTGGCCCGCAAGATCGGGGACAGGCTGGCGGTGATGCTGGCAGGTAGGATAGTGGAGCTCGGCCCCGCAGCTAGGCTCCTGGCCAACCCCTTGCACCCTTACACAGAGTTCCTCATCAAGGCGGCCGAGGGCCATGCTGGAGATGGCAAGGCTGGCCAAGGAGTCCCCAGCCCCGAGGGATGCGCCTTCGCCCCTCGCTGCAGATGGGGCGACAAACGCTGCGTTTCGGAGCCGCCCCCCTGTCTCGAGCTGGAAGACGCGGATCGCACGGTCCGATGTTTTCGGGCCCTGGAGAGGGAAGGCGCATGCTGA
- a CDS encoding FmdE family protein codes for MVVAPLSEEQVKQVIAFHGHSCPGLAIGMRAAQIGLQEVGPSSQDEEVVAVVETDMCGVDAIQVLMGCTFGKGNLIHLDYGKNAFSFYRRSDGKGIRVVTRADIFNRPEEEMVRLRTKMEGEGLNAEEKARLKQLTAAKVKEIMEADLEALFHVGEACGPIPRKARILAGLICEGCGERTMESRIRRFMGQNLCPPCFARFEARS; via the coding sequence ATGGTAGTTGCGCCCTTGAGTGAGGAACAAGTCAAGCAGGTGATTGCCTTCCATGGACACTCTTGTCCAGGCCTGGCCATAGGGATGAGGGCAGCACAGATAGGACTTCAAGAGGTCGGCCCTTCTTCCCAGGACGAGGAGGTGGTGGCCGTGGTGGAAACAGACATGTGCGGCGTGGATGCCATCCAGGTGCTGATGGGATGCACCTTTGGCAAGGGAAACCTCATCCACCTGGACTATGGAAAGAATGCCTTTAGCTTCTACCGCAGATCTGACGGCAAGGGGATCCGAGTGGTCACCAGGGCGGATATCTTCAACCGACCCGAGGAGGAGATGGTGAGGCTGCGCACCAAGATGGAAGGAGAAGGGCTAAACGCCGAGGAGAAGGCCAGGCTAAAGCAACTCACTGCGGCCAAGGTAAAAGAGATAATGGAGGCCGACCTCGAGGCCCTCTTCCACGTGGGGGAGGCCTGTGGCCCCATCCCTAGGAAGGCCCGCATCCTGGCCGGACTCATCTGCGAGGGCTGCGGGGAGAGGACCATGGAGAGCCGCATCCGCAGGTTCATGGGCCAAAACCTATGTCCGCCTTGCTTCGCAAGGTTTGAGGCTAGATCATGA
- a CDS encoding secondary thiamine-phosphate synthase enzyme YjbQ, whose translation MVVSGKIIVDTRGNGDTRDITELVQEQLHRSGLAAGVVTLCVVGSTAGLTTLEFEPGAVADLQMALERVAPREAVYKHHFRWGDDNGHSHVRAALLGPSLSIPFLEGRLTLGTWQQVILVDFDTRARRREVIVQIIGE comes from the coding sequence ATGGTTGTTTCAGGCAAGATAATCGTGGATACTCGTGGCAATGGAGACACAAGGGACATCACAGAGCTTGTGCAGGAGCAGCTTCACCGATCGGGTCTTGCGGCAGGCGTTGTAACCTTGTGCGTGGTGGGAAGCACAGCGGGGCTGACAACTCTTGAATTCGAGCCCGGGGCAGTAGCCGATCTCCAAATGGCATTGGAAAGAGTGGCCCCGAGGGAAGCTGTTTACAAACATCATTTTCGCTGGGGGGATGACAATGGGCACTCCCACGTGAGAGCCGCCTTGCTTGGGCCATCTCTGAGTATTCCTTTCCTGGAAGGCAGGCTGACCCTGGGCACATGGCAACAGGTAATCCTGGTGGATTTCGATACAAGAGCCAGGCGCAGGGAAGTGATTGTGCAGATCATTGGGGAGTGA
- a CDS encoding TIM barrel protein, whose protein sequence is MLGISTCWWEGKDIKGHEIPSQALDMGFQGLELDYRITAQLLSRLRTALRSSISVWSVHNVFPCPVPVSGRGTVTADPLLLSSRDKEERAQAVRWAVNTVEQACDLEAPAVVLHLGKVDMEDPTAELQDLFRKGASWSPEAQERMSQLRSLRESRRQPNLDAVLFSLDRIHKEADKRGIILGIENRLHFHEIPDIWEIGFLLQCFEGGRMGYWHDVGHARVQEKLGILKQEELLKKYAPQMVGIHLHDVVDLEDHHPPGKGDVDFGEVAAHLSERVIKILEVKSSANVGEIREAVASLQKFGIT, encoded by the coding sequence ATGTTGGGAATTTCCACCTGTTGGTGGGAGGGGAAGGACATAAAGGGCCATGAGATTCCTTCACAGGCTCTGGACATGGGATTCCAGGGCCTGGAGCTGGACTACAGGATCACCGCCCAACTACTTTCACGCCTTAGAACCGCCCTGAGAAGCTCCATTTCCGTCTGGAGTGTACATAACGTGTTTCCTTGCCCTGTGCCGGTGTCAGGCCGGGGGACTGTCACAGCAGATCCTCTGCTCTTGTCTTCCAGGGACAAAGAGGAAAGGGCCCAGGCAGTTCGCTGGGCTGTTAACACCGTGGAGCAGGCCTGTGATCTTGAGGCCCCTGCCGTGGTCTTGCACCTGGGGAAGGTGGACATGGAGGACCCCACAGCCGAGCTGCAAGATCTGTTCAGGAAAGGAGCTTCCTGGAGTCCTGAGGCTCAGGAACGCATGAGCCAACTTCGCTCCCTTAGAGAATCCCGCAGGCAGCCGAATCTGGATGCAGTGCTTTTCAGCCTGGACAGGATCCACAAGGAGGCTGACAAGAGGGGGATCATACTTGGAATCGAAAACAGGCTCCACTTTCACGAGATCCCGGATATCTGGGAAATAGGATTCCTTTTGCAGTGCTTCGAAGGGGGGCGCATGGGCTATTGGCACGACGTGGGGCATGCCAGGGTCCAAGAGAAGCTGGGAATCTTGAAGCAGGAAGAATTGCTCAAGAAATATGCCCCCCAAATGGTTGGAATTCATCTACACGACGTGGTGGACCTGGAAGACCATCACCCCCCTGGGAAGGGAGACGTGGATTTTGGTGAGGTGGCTGCCCATTTATCTGAAAGGGTCATAAAGATCCTGGAGGTGAAGTCTTCAGCAAATGTAGGGGAAATAAGAGAGGCCGTGGCATCATTACAGAAATTCGGGATCACTTGA
- a CDS encoding MFS transporter: protein MEEGKHLVHCPEASSSKLRGWMVLGLCSLLFISSQFHRVSNAIIAVELKEDLNISAESLGILSACFFYSFALMQVPLALLLDKIGGRLCMGILSLLGAAGGVIFSMAGGMGGAVLGRVLLGMGMAGNLMGSLKLISNWFPPQQFATLSGLLLALGTLGNMLAATPLALMVEKLGWRLSIGSSALGTGALALIFLFLVRESPHPLTQQTPQISPRSTWKQVGHLLRLREYWLISTATFFRYGTFVAIQGLWAGPYLIQVLGLGPVKSGNILVLLNLGLVLGSPLGGVLSDRWIRSRKKVVIIGLAVMAMAELALALGLCGDDPLLLAVLFVGLGISSAFGQVMYAHIKDLVPTPMTGMALTGINLFTMLGAACFLQGLGWVVDRWAQAGGSSLEAYSAAFLSTFGGVATALLPYLFTREAPQQGK, encoded by the coding sequence GTGGAAGAAGGGAAACACCTGGTGCACTGCCCTGAGGCCAGTTCTTCCAAACTCAGAGGTTGGATGGTTCTGGGGCTATGCTCCCTTCTTTTCATATCCTCTCAATTCCACAGGGTTTCCAATGCCATCATCGCAGTGGAGCTAAAGGAGGATCTGAACATATCGGCAGAAAGCCTGGGCATCCTCAGTGCTTGCTTTTTTTATTCCTTTGCTTTGATGCAGGTCCCTCTGGCCTTGTTGCTGGACAAGATCGGAGGAAGGCTTTGCATGGGGATCCTTTCCCTTCTGGGGGCTGCGGGAGGGGTGATCTTCTCCATGGCAGGGGGGATGGGGGGGGCAGTCTTGGGCAGGGTGCTACTGGGAATGGGCATGGCAGGAAACCTCATGGGATCGCTGAAGCTCATATCCAACTGGTTCCCTCCCCAGCAATTTGCCACTCTCTCTGGGCTTCTCTTGGCCCTGGGTACCTTAGGCAACATGCTGGCCGCCACGCCCCTGGCTCTCATGGTGGAGAAGCTGGGATGGAGACTGTCCATAGGCTCCTCGGCCCTGGGAACCGGGGCTCTGGCCCTGATCTTTCTTTTTCTGGTCAGGGAAAGCCCTCATCCATTGACTCAGCAGACTCCTCAGATCAGCCCCCGTTCCACTTGGAAACAGGTGGGTCATCTCTTGAGGTTGAGGGAATACTGGCTGATCTCCACAGCCACTTTCTTCAGGTACGGGACCTTTGTTGCCATACAGGGACTGTGGGCAGGGCCTTACCTGATACAGGTCTTGGGGCTGGGGCCTGTGAAGTCTGGAAACATTCTGGTGCTTCTCAACCTGGGATTGGTTCTGGGGTCACCCCTGGGGGGAGTTCTCTCGGACAGGTGGATACGCTCTCGAAAGAAGGTGGTAATCATAGGGTTGGCGGTCATGGCCATGGCCGAGCTAGCCCTGGCTTTGGGTCTATGCGGAGATGACCCCCTGTTGCTGGCAGTTCTTTTTGTGGGGCTGGGAATCTCATCGGCCTTCGGTCAGGTGATGTATGCTCACATAAAAGACCTGGTCCCCACGCCCATGACAGGAATGGCCCTCACTGGCATAAACCTCTTCACGATGTTGGGGGCTGCTTGCTTCCTGCAGGGGTTGGGGTGGGTTGTGGACAGATGGGCTCAGGCAGGAGGCTCTAGCCTGGAAGCCTATAGCGCTGCCTTTCTGAGCACCTTTGGGGGAGTGGCAACAGCCCTTCTCCCTTATCTGTTTACCCGGGAGGCTCCTCAACAGGGAAAATAG
- the dapA gene encoding 4-hydroxy-tetrahydrodipicolinate synthase, translating into MKERIGGIIAAVVTPFDEKEQIDEEAFRAVIERLIQAGVHGLFPVGSQGEFYALEFHEKKRLMELAVEQAAGRAFVMPNTGAITTRESVRLSQLAQSLGADCISVITPFFISPSQEELYDHFKAICESVEIPVLAYNNPDRTGGVALSVQTLDRLARDLPNFVGIKDSSGDLTLVTEMLRLCPKGFRVIMGRDTLIFAALMHGAAGAIAATANVAPRLVVEIYEAFSRGDYERARKCQEALAPLRIAFGLGTFPVVVKEALEIMGIAPGRCRGPVKPLSPQAKERLRLILQHMGLMEG; encoded by the coding sequence ATGAAAGAGCGCATAGGAGGGATAATCGCTGCAGTGGTGACTCCTTTTGATGAGAAGGAACAGATCGACGAGGAGGCCTTCAGGGCAGTCATAGAGCGGTTGATTCAGGCAGGAGTGCATGGGCTTTTCCCTGTGGGGAGCCAGGGGGAGTTCTACGCACTGGAGTTCCATGAAAAGAAACGTCTCATGGAACTGGCTGTTGAGCAGGCTGCCGGAAGGGCTTTTGTGATGCCCAACACAGGAGCCATTACCACAAGGGAGTCGGTCAGGCTGAGCCAGTTGGCTCAATCCCTGGGAGCGGACTGCATATCGGTGATAACTCCTTTTTTTATTTCTCCCTCCCAGGAGGAGCTCTACGATCATTTCAAAGCCATTTGCGAGTCCGTGGAGATACCTGTCCTGGCGTACAACAACCCGGATCGAACCGGTGGGGTGGCCCTCTCGGTCCAGACCCTGGATCGGCTGGCCAGGGATCTTCCCAATTTCGTTGGCATCAAAGATAGCTCCGGGGACCTGACCCTGGTAACAGAGATGCTGCGGCTCTGTCCAAAGGGTTTCCGGGTGATCATGGGAAGGGACACTTTGATCTTTGCGGCTCTTATGCATGGGGCGGCCGGGGCCATTGCGGCTACGGCAAATGTAGCTCCCAGGTTGGTGGTTGAGATATACGAGGCCTTCTCAAGGGGGGATTATGAAAGGGCCCGGAAGTGTCAGGAGGCCCTGGCCCCCTTAAGGATTGCCTTTGGGCTGGGTACCTTCCCGGTGGTGGTAAAGGAGGCCCTGGAAATCATGGGCATTGCTCCAGGAAGGTGCAGAGGACCAGTAAAACCCCTTTCCCCACAGGCCAAAGAAAGACTCAGGCTGATCCTCCAACACATGGGTCTAATGGAGGGATGA
- a CDS encoding hydroxyacid dehydrogenase: protein MEPKPKVLLYEPIHEAGTKILAQRCELVYADSLDEARLLELVGDVSGILIRFNGKVTRRIMEAAPGLRVIGRHGVGLENVDLQAAKERNIQVVYTPQANAVSVAEHFLGLALALAKHIPEADQAVREGRWNVRHELVSRELHGKTLGILGLGRIGMQTARLCKMGLDMRVIYFDVKNFPEAEEKLAAKRVQLRELFSEADLVAIHLPLVSQTHHLVDRNLLRLMKPTAYIVNLARGPIWKEEDLAEALQKGWIAGAASDVFEEEPPPQAHPLLSLKNFLATPHSAAHTEESLIRMSLVAEDMLRVLEGKPPQFPVPEEVFMQYGGESR, encoded by the coding sequence ATGGAACCCAAGCCCAAGGTTTTACTTTACGAGCCCATACATGAGGCTGGCACCAAGATCCTGGCCCAAAGGTGTGAACTGGTATATGCGGATTCCCTGGATGAGGCACGACTGTTGGAGCTGGTTGGAGATGTATCGGGCATCCTGATCAGGTTCAACGGTAAAGTTACCAGAAGAATCATGGAGGCAGCCCCGGGCCTTCGGGTCATAGGAAGGCATGGAGTGGGGCTGGAGAATGTGGATCTCCAGGCGGCCAAGGAGCGCAACATCCAAGTGGTGTACACTCCTCAGGCAAATGCCGTAAGCGTGGCGGAGCACTTCCTGGGCTTGGCCTTGGCCCTGGCCAAACACATTCCCGAGGCTGACCAGGCCGTTAGAGAGGGCAGGTGGAATGTGCGCCACGAGCTGGTAAGCCGGGAACTCCATGGAAAGACCCTTGGAATCCTGGGTCTGGGCCGAATAGGCATGCAGACCGCCCGGTTGTGCAAGATGGGGCTGGACATGAGGGTCATCTATTTTGATGTGAAAAACTTCCCTGAAGCCGAGGAAAAACTTGCTGCAAAAAGAGTCCAACTCCGAGAGCTCTTTTCAGAAGCCGATCTGGTGGCCATTCACCTTCCTCTGGTGAGCCAGACTCACCACCTGGTGGACAGGAATCTTCTGAGATTGATGAAGCCCACGGCTTACATAGTTAATCTGGCCCGGGGGCCCATTTGGAAAGAAGAAGATCTGGCAGAAGCCTTGCAAAAAGGCTGGATTGCAGGGGCTGCCTCGGATGTATTCGAGGAAGAGCCCCCGCCTCAAGCACATCCCCTCTTGAGCCTAAAGAACTTTCTGGCCACTCCCCATTCGGCAGCCCACACTGAAGAGAGTCTGATCCGGATGAGTCTGGTAGCGGAAGACATGCTTCGGGTCTTGGAGGGAAAGCCGCCCCAGTTTCCCGTGCCCGAGGAGGTCTTCATGCAGTACGGGGGAGAGTCAAGATGA